The DNA region CGAAGCTGAAATCTTCGGAAACGCTCGATCCGTCGGCTTTAGGGTGCTGCGGGTGTTTGACTCCCGACGAGCGGGGAGgtcacacacagacacagactcCTCATTTCTGACATCCTTCCCCACCCACCCCACCCGAGGCGCGGGCTCCGCCGCGCCCCCGCAGCCGCCCCCAGTGCCCGGCATGGGCGGAGCGCGGCTCGGGGCGCGGTTCGGGGCGCGGTTCGGGGCGTGTTTCGGGGCGTGTTTCGGGGCGCGGCTCGGGGCGTGGCGGGGCGGTGTTCGGGCGCTCTGAGTGGCCGCCAGGGACCGGGGCGGGACGCGGGGGCGAGAAAAGGGCCGGGGGCGCAGCGGCGCTAGCCTGGGCGCGGGTCGCGGACGGGATGCGCCTGACGCAGAGCATGTGCACCATCGCCGAGTGCGCGCCCGGCGGCgacggccccgccgccgcccggccccgcctcgTCAAGATCGCGGTGGTGGGGGGCAGCGGCGTGGGCAAGACAGGTGAGGGGGCAGCGGCCGGGCGAGGCGGGTGGGGGCCGGCAGCGGCGGAGCGCGGCTAATGGTGCCTGTCTGTGCCTGCCCGCAGCGCTCGTGGTGCGGTTCCTCACCCGGCGGTTCATCGGCGACTATGAGCGGAACGCAGGTAGGCGTCGGCGGCGCGGCTGTGCTCCCGCCGGGATGGCGGTGGTCGGGCGGGGGGcaccgcggggcggggggagcgcggccccggccccttTGCCGCCGGTGGGTGTCTCCCCTGAGGGTGCCGGGTCTGGGGGGCGCGGGCTGCAAGCCCTGGGAGAGAGTGTGCGAGCCCCAGCGCTGAGCCGGGGCACAGGTGCGGAGGGAAGAGCTCGCTCCCCCCGCGACTGCGGGGCGCTCGGCGGGTGCTGCCGGCGGCACGAATCCCCAGGGTTCCGCGGCTGCCGGCGCCCTGAGAGCCGCTTCCCTCCCCGGTCTACTCGCAGCCCTCGGAAAGGGGCATGCCAGCCACAGCCGCGTGCGATTTGTGGGCGCAGCAGCTCTAGAGATGGGCTGTGCTGCAGTCTCTGGCAGAATTTGCCTTATGTGGTGAAAGTACCCCTTTTTTAAAAGGAGTCTTCTAGCTAAAACAGGAAAACATTCTGTAAACCTACTGTTGTATTGTTCTCTGCAAACTGAGTGTCAACGGCTACATGGGCTAGGCAGGGCCAGtttaaaggggaaaatggaGAGGTGATGTTACATACCTCATTCAGTGAGTACAGTGCAGAGTGTGAACCAACGCCAGTGTAAAATAGACAGTCTTCTGTTGAGGAAATTACTTGAAAAAGCcatacaaatgaaaaaaaaaaacaacaaccaaccCAGAAAATCTTACAGACCAGCTAATAGGGAGCCAGAAAATGCATCTGGcttggtttagggcaaatttggaaGAAGACCTTTAAAGGGGAGCTTCACTAAATTGTGGAAATACTAAATGACAAGAAAACTGCTTTTCTATGTAATGAAATCTGGTTATTTTTGCCTTCCTACCTTTATCATTCAAGATAAGGCAGTCTTTAAAAGCGATTAAGTTCCAAGTTGCCTACCATTTAACGCCCAGCTTCAATACACGTCAATTCATGATTTAATCCTAGGTTTCTAGTAATATCATAAATATTAACACCCAAAAAGCTTATATTACTGGTTTCTTGCTTCACAAGAGGTGATAAGACTTTCCCTACACAACTAATGGGCAGCAGAAGCGACATTTGTCTGTAGAGTGGTGACTGTACTTGTGAACCTGTTGGTGTTCTTGTCAGGTAATCTCTACAGCAGGCACATCCAGGTAGATGGAGAGATGTTGGCTATCCAAGTGCAAGATACTCCAGGAGTTCAGGTGAGCTGGATGCAACCATGCTACCAGAGTAGCTCtaaatgtttgtgtgtgtgcatcccTCTGTGCAGCATCTTGTTATGGTCTTTCTGTAAAGTATTTTGCCGTGTGTTTCAGAGTTTGGTGTTCTTTGTGGGAGAGGTGGTAACTTGTGTTTTAACTAGTCAAGCCAGCTGTGTTGAGGGATGGTTTCAATGAATCATTTGTTCACTGGAGGCCCATGACTTTTGAGTGGCTGAATTACTGAAGTGCTTCATTCCTGTATATTGGGAACATTAGGCACAAACCCAGAATCAATTCAAACTGGTATATGTGAAACATGGTATATGacaaaataaatgttatgaCCACTTCCCAATTAGTTTCATAAATGTGTATGACAAAGTGAAGTCTGCTACATTGTGGCTGTGCTCATTAGTGTGTCACAAGTTGAAGTTTTGAATGTATAGACCTGAGTAATGCTGGACTGTTGCCTTTTTGAACTGGGCAACACTCCAGGTCTAAATGCTTCCAGCTCATATCTTTGCTTCCCCAGACTTACTGTCTAGCCAGTTAATTTCCCATTCTGTGGAACTACAAAGTCTTTCTCTGCATGCAGAACTACTCAGGTCAATTTTCCATTTGAGTATAGCAAGCTCCAGTGTTAAGTTCCAGCTTTTTGCAGCTGAATCAACATCTGCATTTATTCGCTATGCTCAGATTAAGTTCATACTTACCATGTGAAATCCAAATACATGTCTGAAGCTGTAAAACGCCATTTGGCTTTACAGAGTCTTGAAGATGGATTCCTTTAATCTTTTGTGACTTCAGCTATCTAATTTGAGACCATTCATTTTTCAGATCCATGAACACAGTCTGGATTGTAATGAGCAGCTGAACAGATGCATTCGCTGGGCAGATGCCCTGGTGATTGTCTTCTCCATCACTGACTATAAGAGCTTTGAACTACTCAGTCACCTTTACCATCATGTTCGACAGCTGCATCCAGGGAACATGGTCCCTGTCGTCATTGTGGCAAACAAAGCTGATCTCTTGCATATCAAAGAGGTGGAGCCTCAGCAGGGACTTCAGCTGGCCAACATGCTGGGCTGTACTTTCTATGAAGTATCTGTCAGTGAAAACTATAATAACGTCTTCAATGCCTTCCATCTCCTCTGTAAAGAAGTCAATAAACAGCAAATAACCAGCACCCCTGAGAGGAGGAGAACCTCTCTTATTCCACGGCCAAAATCACCCAACATGCAGGATCTAAAGAGAAGGTTTAAGCAAGCTTTGTCTGCCAAAGTGAGGACTGTCACTTCTGTTTGACATCAGTCTACCCAATG from Anomalospiza imberbis isolate Cuckoo-Finch-1a 21T00152 chromosome 4, ASM3175350v1, whole genome shotgun sequence includes:
- the RASL11B gene encoding ras-like protein family member 11B, which translates into the protein MRLTQSMCTIAECAPGGDGPAAARPRLVKIAVVGGSGVGKTALVVRFLTRRFIGDYERNAGNLYSRHIQVDGEMLAIQVQDTPGVQIHEHSLDCNEQLNRCIRWADALVIVFSITDYKSFELLSHLYHHVRQLHPGNMVPVVIVANKADLLHIKEVEPQQGLQLANMLGCTFYEVSVSENYNNVFNAFHLLCKEVNKQQITSTPERRRTSLIPRPKSPNMQDLKRRFKQALSAKVRTVTSV